GCTGCCGTTTTGCTGCTTTTAATATGAAGGGAAGCCCTTTGCATTTGGGGAACCCGCAATATTATTTATTTGTTCTAACTGTTGTAGTTGCAGTCATTCCGCCGCAAGAAACAGTGAAACTCTTTCCGTCTGTTAAATCAAACATAAATGCATCTGCAGTCTTTGGGAAATATTGACGATATCTGGAAATATTTCTGTCTGCCTCTGATGTTAGAGAAGGATCTTTTTGTTTAGCTCTAATCATATAATCAGTTGCTACCCAGAACTTTGCTCTTTGATTCATCTCATCTCCGGCACATCCTGTAGCAGCCCAAACATTACCCTCAATCATATCGGCCTTTCCGGCAAGTGCAGGATTATAACCTGCAGCTGCTCTTGAAGTTGAAATAGCTGCGCTGTATGCGTGGTTCTTGTAGTAGTAATTAGCAAGTTCAAACATATAATCTCCCTTCTTCTTTCCGGTCTCATTGTTTGCAGCCTCTTTCAAATAATAAGAAGCCTTCTCCTCATTTCCTTTCTTGTTGTAAAGGATATAAAGATAATAAGCAGAATTTGCAGAAGGAGATAGTTTGTAAAGCTGAGAAACAGCGTTAATAAACAACTCAGAATCTGTGCACTCGTTATCGCTAAGAAGCTTAACAATAATCTTTACAAGCATTGTGTCCTCTTTATTCTCATTGAATCTTGGAGTGAAAACTTTGATTAGATTATCGCAAGTAGCAACGCCGCTGGAAACAAATGCATTCTGCAAAGCTATCTGATCATTCTTCAAAACTGTATCGCCCGGAGCAGCATCAATCTTTTGTTCCAAAACATCATTCAAAGTAGAATAAGTGCTCATAACTTGCTCGTCTGTAAGCGCTTTCGTCTTGTACAAATCACCTGCCTTTATCATCGTATTAACAATCAAAGAAGAGAAAGCGTTAACGCCGCCCTCTTTAATTACGTTCATAGACTCATCATATATTTGCTTTGCTCTCTGAGGATCTTTACCGTAATAGTTAATCATATCCATTACTTTATTCTCATGAGCTCTGTAGGCATTCTTTGGATAATACTGTGCCCTGGTATCATTTAATTGGAACAAAGTATCAATCAGTCTGTCTCTTCCGGCAGCATCTCCTTTGTAATTTTCAATGCAATACTTAAGAATCTTCTGACCCTCTATAAACATATTCTGACTTGCAGTTGGAGGACATATTTTGAAGGCTTTCCTCCATAGAGGAGCTGCCTCTTTCATGTTGCCCTGTTTGTAGGAATCTCTGTAGAAATTAAGATATTTAACGCAGTTAACGCTATCGCTTCCAAACCTGCCCTGGGCAGATATTTGACCTGGCAATACCAAAAGCGCGCCCGCTATTAAGCTTAATGCTATCCTTAATTTTTTCATAATACGGTTTATTTGTTTTTTTATTGTTTTTGTTTCTTTTCAAATGCGGGGGACAAATTTACAAATTTTATTCATACCTAGGTTTGATAAACCAAATATCGTGCAAACTTAAACTCAAGATAAACTGCACGTAGTTTTCTTTAACCAAATTATTTTTTGTAGAACCCCGCTGTCCAAAATCAACTGTGAAATTTACGGAGTTATTTAATCTAAATACCGGGAATGAAACTCCAAGGGACATTCCGTATGAATTTATTTGCTTCCCGTTAAGTTTTATATATGTATTCTCATAATGAAGTCCTGCTCTGTAAGTTACGCGCTTCATATAGTAACGTATATCATACTTGTTGGGAATATATTCAAATCCTGCTTTAAATACATTTTCAGTTACCGGCGTAAAATCAACTCCCGGAGTTGCGCTGAAAGAAGTGTTTGACCAATCCTGTCTTTGATAATCCAATCCTGCCATCCACTTGTCACCCTTGCGCAAAGAGACGCCGACAGTTAAAATTGCCGGAACCGTTATATGCTTTGTAAACTTGTTACTAACAACCGTATCAGCTATAGAACTGTCGTAAACGTATGCATATCTTTTTGTTGTCCCCGATAGTCTGCTCTTGAATCTGTAAGAAGCGCCAGCAGTAAATGTGTAATCTTTCTTAAGTTTCTTAAAATATTGCAAGCCGGCCTCAGCTGCAAAACCATTTGTTTGATAATCCCATCCGGTCTCTGCCGTTCTTAAGCTGCCGGTAGAACCAAAATCTATATCTGAGTGATTAACAAGGTCTCCAAAATAGTAAATCCCCTTAAGTCCAAAAGAAAAATCTTTAAAGAAATTCATTGCGGCGCCCGCAAAAATTTGGGTTATGCTGCCATCTCCATATTTTCTGTATTTAATATCTCCGTATTTTGCGACCAGAGCATCATTTGTCTCAGTAGTTTCAAATTTGTAGCCAATATTGCTGAAAGGAGTTATTCCTACAACAAGAGCGGACTTATGATAAATAGGTGCCGAAAAAGCAAAATTGTTGATACTAAATGTATTGTAAGCCGAATGATTTTTGCTGTCTTTGTTATATATGTTGTTAGACTTAAGACCAAAATCAAACAGGAATGAGAGAGTATCTCTCTGAGTTATGGAGGCAACGTTGGCGTAATTTATATAGCGGGAATCTCTAACTCCGGCACTTATGCCTCCCATCGCTTTGCTAATTGCGTTGCCTTGTTGTTCAAGATCTCCAATTCCATAAAGCGAATATGGGGTGTATGTTCCTAAAGCATCCGTCCTTTGCGCTCTAACAATTTGTGTTCCAAAAAGTAACGCAATAATTAAAATATAACCCCTTAATTGTGTTTTAATTCGCATAATAATCCGCTATATGTGCCAACCCAAGTAAAACCATATTCTGCATTGCAAAGATGGTGTTTTTCATTTTGCCCGCAAAATAAAAAGCGTCACCACCTGTAAAGATTATGGTATGTCTTGGATACCTGTTTATATAACCCTCTACTTCAAATATTAGACCGAAAACTACGCCGGCGCTCATTGCCCCTGTTGTAGTTACCCCAATTGGAGGAAAAACGGGGTCCGGAGTAATGAATGGAAGTAGTCCGGTAAATTTATTCAATGCTCTAAATCTGCTTCTGCAACCTATTGATATATTGCCTCCTAGGTACCTTCCCTTCTTATCAATAAAGTCTACCGTCAAGGCTGTTCCAAAATCAAATTTTATACAATCCTGCCCTTTAAACATTACTGCAACCGCAAGAGCGGAGGCAATTCTATCCGCCCCAAGTTCCCTTGCATCAAAGCTATATCCCAAATCCAGAGGAAGTTTTGTGCGATAGTCCAGCAACACCAGCTTGCGGCATTTAGACTTTAAAGCCCTCTTTACCGGGGCATTAGATGTCCTTACATTGCTTACAACAATAACATTTATCTTCTCCATAACCTTTCCAATCACAGATAAAATAAATGGAACAGCATCTCTTCTTGGACTTCTTAACATTTTACCAATCAGTCCGTTTCTATAAAAAACAACCTTGCAATTTGTGTTACCTATGTCCACAAGAAGACTTAGCTCAGGATTTATTTTTTGATTTTTTGTGTTAACCATTGGGACACCGTTTTTTAGGGGTGCAAAGATAGTAATATTTGATTTACAATATAATAACCTTGCTCAATAGTATTAACTTCCGGAACGCTAATCCACAATTTGCCCGCCGCATCTTTTACGGTACAGCCATGTCTGCGGCTTGCCCACTGTAAAATTTCGGCAAAAGTTTCTGTTTTGTAATAGGCTGAATTTTGGTCGTTTACAAAATACAACAACATCTTTTTCTGCTTGATGACTATTCTTTCAAAGCCTAATCTCATCGCCGCTCTTCTTATCCTTACAACATATGTAAGCTGCATAACTTGCTGCGGAATTTCTCCAAATCTATCGTGAAGAGTATCCAGGAATTTCTTTATCTCTTCTTCTGATGAAATAGTATCCAGCTCTTTATACAATCTTATTTTTTCTGTTGTCTGAGGAATATAATCGTCCGGTATAAATGCCTCCAAATCAGTGTCTACGGTGCAGTCTGCCAAAAATCCTCCGCCGGGAAGTTTCAATTCTCTTGCTCTATTCTGCACAATTCCTTCCGTATTAATTTCTGCAAAGGCCTCATTTAGAATTCTTTGATAAGTTTCAAACCCCATATCCGCAATAAAGCCGCTCTGCTCTCCGCCAAGCATATTGCCGGCGCCGCGAATATCCAAATCCTGCATGGCAATATTAAAGCCGCTCCCAAGGTCAGAAAAAGCCTCAATAGCCTTTAGCCTTCTGCGCGCATCTTCAGTAATTGATGTTAAAGGAGGAACTATCAAATAGCAAAAGGCCCGCCTGTTGGACCTTCCGACACGTCCTCTAAGTTGATGGAGATCGCTTAAGCCAAAATTTTGTGCTTGGTTGATAATCATCGTATTAGCATTTGGAATATCTATGCCGTTTTCTATAATGGTTGTAGAGATAAGCACATCATAATCTCCCCTGATAAATTCCAGCATTATGCGCTCAAGATCTTTTGCCTCCATTTGTCCATGACCTACGGCGGTCTTAACTTTTGGACAAATTTTGTTAATCATTTTTTGAACTGCATAAATATCTTCAACCCTATTATGGACGAAGAAGACCTGACCTCCCCTTTCAACCTCCTCATTTATAGCATCTCTGATAACATCCTCGCTAAAATCAATAATCTCTGTTTGTACAGGAAGCCGGTTAGGAGGAGGGGTGTTTATGATAGATAAATCTCTTGCTCCCAATAGAGAAAATTGAAGTGTCCTTGGAATTGGAGTAGCCGTAAGCGTCAGAGTGTCAACTTCCATCTTAAGTTGTCTTAATCTCTCTTTTGCTGCGACTCCAAATTTTTGCTCCTCATCAATTATTAAAAGTCCAAGGTCTTTAAATTTGACAGCTTTGTTTAGCAATCGATGCGTTCCTATTATAATATCTATTTTGCCCTCTTGCAGTTTCCCTAATATCTCATTTATCTCTTTTGTCGTACGTAATCTGCTGATATAGTCTATATTGCATGGAAATTTCTTTAAACGGTCAGTGAAAGTTTGAAAATGCTGCAATGCCAATATTGTAGTGGGAACAAGAATTGCAACTTGTTTGCTATCGCATACCGCTTTAAACGCAGCTCTAATTGCAACCTCAGTTTTTCCAAAACCAACATCTCCGCAGATAAGTCTGTCCATTGGACAATCGCTTTCCATATCTTGTTTAACAGACTGTGTAGCAGTTGTTTGATCTGGAGTATCTTCATACATGAAAGAGGCTTCAAGCTCTTGCTGCATATAGTTGTCTCCGGAAAAAGCAAAACCCTTTGACTGACGTCTTTGAGCGTAAAGATTAATTAAATCCTTTGCAATATCCTTAATCTTATCTTTTGTCTTTCTCTTAAGGGTTGTCCATGTGCTGCTTCCAAGTCTGTAAATTTTAGGAGGAGTGCCGTCTCCCGATTTATATTTTGCAATTCTGTGAAGACCATGTATGGAGACAAATATAACATCGCCGTCTTTGTACATTATTTTCACAGCCTCCTGCACTTTTCCACCAACAACAGTCTTTACCAATCCCCCGAAAATTCCGACTCCATGATCTATGTGTACGACATAATCACCTATATGCAAAGCATTTAACTCCTCTATGGTAAGACGTTCGCTGCGCTCTACGCTTCTGTTAATTTTTACGCGCTGGTATCTGTCAAATATTTGGTGATCTGTATAAAGACATATTTTTAATTCTCCGGATATAAAACCTTCGTGCACAGAATAAGGGACAACTTCAAAAATGGGATGTTTGTCCTCTGCTGAAACTTCCAGGTTATTAAAAATAGTTTTTAATCTTTCTGCCTGCACCACCTCAGAACAGCTTATAAAAACCTTGTAACCTTCTTTATTCCTGGAAATTATATCATCACGCAGCAGATTAAAATTTTTATTAAAACTTGGCTGCGGAGAGAATTTGCATATTATTTCTTCCTCTTGAAAATTATTATTTTCATGCAGGGATGTTCCGTTAAGGGAAACACATTTACAATTAGAAAACAAATTGCTCAAATCTTCAAAGGCATCATTCCACACTACGGCATTACCTTCCGCATAATCAAAAATGCTCTCTCCTCCCTCTTCCGCTATTTGCTGCTCCTCAAAAATATTAGGAAATATTTCTATGGAAGTCAGCTCTTTAGAAGATGTTTGGGTATTAATATCAAACTGCTTTATAGATTCTATATTATTGCCAAAAAAATCTAGTCTGTATGGAACATTATCTGAAAAAGAGAATAAATCTATAATGCTTCCCCTTACTGCAAATTGTCCAGGCTCCGTCACAAAATCCACCCTCTCAAAATTTGCATTCATTAATGTCTCTTTAATAAAATCAAAAGGAAGTTCATCTCCTTTTTTGATTTTCAGAACAGAATTTTTAAGAGATTTTTTATTAAGAATCAGCTCTTTGGCCGCATCCGGATAAGTTACTATTATTATCCTGTTTTGTTTGGCCACATCCCCTTTTTGCAGATTCTCCAGATATAAGTTTATAGCGCTTATTGTAGAACTGCGCTGTACTTTTTGAGAAGAGTCTTTGATTGTACTAATTTTTGAAAGTTTGGCCGCAGAGGTTGGGAAAAAATAGACATCGCTCTCTCCGTGAATGTTATATAAATCGGCACAAAAATATTCGGCTGCCTCTTTATCATCTTCAATCACTATTTGTATATTGCTCAAAGATGCGCGGGCTATAGAAGAGGACATAACATACCCTTTGGAAGACCCGTAAAGCCCTTTTATTAAACATCTTTTCTGCTCCTCATTGCTCAGATATTCAGCAAGCTTCTCTGCAATCTCCGCATTATGGAAAATAACTTCTGTCCCCTCTTTTTCTGACATGGGTGGCAAATATAGGGATTATTGTTAAAAAAATCTTTATAAAGTTGTTGATAATATTGTGAATAAACGTGGCATTTGAAAAAATGATTTTTAAAAGTGAAAAACGGCTTTGTTTTTAAGAATTTTTCAATAGTT
The window above is part of the Bacteroidales bacterium genome. Proteins encoded here:
- a CDS encoding type III pantothenate kinase is translated as MVNTKNQKINPELSLLVDIGNTNCKVVFYRNGLIGKMLRSPRRDAVPFILSVIGKVMEKINVIVVSNVRTSNAPVKRALKSKCRKLVLLDYRTKLPLDLGYSFDARELGADRIASALAVAVMFKGQDCIKFDFGTALTVDFIDKKGRYLGGNISIGCRSRFRALNKFTGLLPFITPDPVFPPIGVTTTGAMSAGVVFGLIFEVEGYINRYPRHTIIFTGGDAFYFAGKMKNTIFAMQNMVLLGLAHIADYYAN
- a CDS encoding outer membrane protein transport protein codes for the protein MRIKTQLRGYILIIALLFGTQIVRAQRTDALGTYTPYSLYGIGDLEQQGNAISKAMGGISAGVRDSRYINYANVASITQRDTLSFLFDFGLKSNNIYNKDSKNHSAYNTFSINNFAFSAPIYHKSALVVGITPFSNIGYKFETTETNDALVAKYGDIKYRKYGDGSITQIFAGAAMNFFKDFSFGLKGIYYFGDLVNHSDIDFGSTGSLRTAETGWDYQTNGFAAEAGLQYFKKLKKDYTFTAGASYRFKSRLSGTTKRYAYVYDSSIADTVVSNKFTKHITVPAILTVGVSLRKGDKWMAGLDYQRQDWSNTSFSATPGVDFTPVTENVFKAGFEYIPNKYDIRYYMKRVTYRAGLHYENTYIKLNGKQINSYGMSLGVSFPVFRLNNSVNFTVDFGQRGSTKNNLVKENYVQFILSLSLHDIWFIKPRYE
- the mfd gene encoding transcription-repair coupling factor, translating into MSEKEGTEVIFHNAEIAEKLAEYLSNEEQKRCLIKGLYGSSKGYVMSSSIARASLSNIQIVIEDDKEAAEYFCADLYNIHGESDVYFFPTSAAKLSKISTIKDSSQKVQRSSTISAINLYLENLQKGDVAKQNRIIIVTYPDAAKELILNKKSLKNSVLKIKKGDELPFDFIKETLMNANFERVDFVTEPGQFAVRGSIIDLFSFSDNVPYRLDFFGNNIESIKQFDINTQTSSKELTSIEIFPNIFEEQQIAEEGGESIFDYAEGNAVVWNDAFEDLSNLFSNCKCVSLNGTSLHENNNFQEEEIICKFSPQPSFNKNFNLLRDDIISRNKEGYKVFISCSEVVQAERLKTIFNNLEVSAEDKHPIFEVVPYSVHEGFISGELKICLYTDHQIFDRYQRVKINRSVERSERLTIEELNALHIGDYVVHIDHGVGIFGGLVKTVVGGKVQEAVKIMYKDGDVIFVSIHGLHRIAKYKSGDGTPPKIYRLGSSTWTTLKRKTKDKIKDIAKDLINLYAQRRQSKGFAFSGDNYMQQELEASFMYEDTPDQTTATQSVKQDMESDCPMDRLICGDVGFGKTEVAIRAAFKAVCDSKQVAILVPTTILALQHFQTFTDRLKKFPCNIDYISRLRTTKEINEILGKLQEGKIDIIIGTHRLLNKAVKFKDLGLLIIDEEQKFGVAAKERLRQLKMEVDTLTLTATPIPRTLQFSLLGARDLSIINTPPPNRLPVQTEIIDFSEDVIRDAINEEVERGGQVFFVHNRVEDIYAVQKMINKICPKVKTAVGHGQMEAKDLERIMLEFIRGDYDVLISTTIIENGIDIPNANTMIINQAQNFGLSDLHQLRGRVGRSNRRAFCYLIVPPLTSITEDARRRLKAIEAFSDLGSGFNIAMQDLDIRGAGNMLGGEQSGFIADMGFETYQRILNEAFAEINTEGIVQNRARELKLPGGGFLADCTVDTDLEAFIPDDYIPQTTEKIRLYKELDTISSEEEIKKFLDTLHDRFGEIPQQVMQLTYVVRIRRAAMRLGFERIVIKQKKMLLYFVNDQNSAYYKTETFAEILQWASRRHGCTVKDAAGKLWISVPEVNTIEQGYYIVNQILLSLHP